DNA from Arthrobacter sp. StoSoilB19:
TCGTTTCATCTTTCCAGCTCCTTACTTGAGGTTTCATTGGGGTGAGCCGTCACTCCGGGCGCGGACCAGGGTGGTGCACCTGCCCGTGCTGCCTAGCTGTTGCCGCTAACGGCGTGGCTTGCCCATTGCCGGCCTTCTTGTTCTTGTATGGGCAGTCCGGAGGCGGCGAGGACCTGGTCAAGCAGCCGCTGGGTATGGACGGCTTCGCGACCGGAGGTCAGTGGCTGTTCCCTGTCGGCCACCCGGTCCAGGAAGTGGTGGACGGCGGCGGAGAATCCGAGTGTGTCGGTCGCCGTTGCCCAGCCATACGCCTCAGAGCTGAGCTCCCGTGAGGTTGTGACTCCCTTGACGGTGGTCGAGACGGTCTCCGGCGCCCTGACTTCCACGGTCTTGCCATCGCCGTAGGCGTCGAGTTTCTCATTCCAGGCACCTGCTGTCCGGGCAGCCATCAGCACTCCAGTGTTGCCGGTGCTGAAGCGGATCATGGCTGCGACGCCGTCTTCTTCCCAGGGGTCGTCACCGGCTGCGTGTGCGGCAACGTCCACGGGCTCGCCGCCGCAGTACCAGCGGAGCAGGTCAACCATGTGAATGGCGTTCTCGAACGTTGCACGGTATTCGGATCCGGGGCGGTTCTTCTGCGCGACGCAGAAGGTAGCGCCTTTTGCGCCGAACAGCTCACGGCCGGCGGCATAGACGGGTGCGTAGCGGCGGTTGAAATCCACCATGAGGATGCGGCCGCGCTCGTCGGCCAGGTCCGCCAAACGTTCTGCTTCCTCGGTTGCCGGGGCAAGAGGTTTTTCGCAGAACACATCGACGTCGTTGTTGAGGCACAACTGGACCGCGTGCGCGTGTTCGGATCGGGGTGTGAGGACGCAGACGGCATCCAGGTCCTGCGCGTCCAGCATGTCCTCCACTGACCGGTAGGCGGCGCCGAATCCCCAGCGCCGAACCAGGTTGCCCGGGTCCTCGCGGCGGGATACCAGGGCTGCCAGCTCCACATCATCGCGCTGGACGAGTGTGGGTAGTTGGGCGATGGTGGCGATATTGCCTGCGCCGATGACGCCGACGCGGAGGCGCTGCCCGGTCATCGGGCGTTCTCCATTTCAGCCAGATCAGTGAGCATTCCGCGCAGTGCGGTCACGGATTCCCGGAATCCGTCCTCAGGGGTGGGGAGGTCTTGCGGGTGCCAGCGGTACTCATACTCGATACTCAGCAGGTCATTGTAGCCGTGGCGCAGCAGCGCAGCGAGGATCTGGGGCCAGGGAAGAACACCGGTACCGATGACCCTTGATCGGACGGCGCGCTCGGACGCGTCGACGCGCGCTGTTTCCGTGGCACGGAAAGCTGCGTTCGGATCGGTGAACACGAGGTCCTTCACGTGCACGTGACCGATCAGGTCGCCCTGGACGGCAAAGGCTTCCTCGAACGTCTCGTCATGGGTGAAGGTGAGGTTGGCCTGGTCGTAAAGAACACGAACGGCCGGGTGGGCAACCTCCCGGACGAGCGCAGCGGTTTCTGCCGCGGTCTGGGTCATGGTGCCGAAGTGGTTCTCCACACACAGCCGCACGCCGGCCTGTTCAGCCTCGGGTGCCAGGGTCTGCAGGGCCTCCCGCAGTTTCGCCCATCGCCGGTCACGATCGGTGTCACCGGGATGCCACGCTCCCGCGTATACACGCACCCGGTCGGCGCCAAGCAGGTGGGCGGTCTCAATTGCGCCGCGGAATTCGTCAACTCCCCCGCGCCACTGACTCTCGTCAAGGGAGTTGATGGCCGTGGTGTAGGGCGTGAGGCCAAGGATCGGAAGGCCCTCGCCGTCTGCCGCCGTCAGTGCCTCCATGGCGGCGCGGCGGTCCCCCAGCGGCAACCCTGAGGTGTAGCCGTTTTGGTAGATGACTTCCGCGGCATCAAGCCCTGCGTCCCGGAAGAGCTTTAGCGCTTGGGGGACCGTATGGTGCGGAGTGCCTAGTGTGTGACCTGCAAACCTCATTGTTGATTGTCCTTCCTGGAAGTGTGTTGTGTTGCCGTCCAGTCCGCTGGACCGACGAGCCTGGGTGGGGACGCGACCCGGGATCGGTCGACGATCTCCATCAGCAGGCCCCAAGGGGTGATGAAGTAGGTCCAGCGGTTGCCGGCCACGCGCGGGCTGTCGCCGGCGACTTCTTTGCGCTCCCCGAGCACGCGGACTCCCGGGGTTTCGTGCAGTACGGCGATCGCTTCGTCAACGTCGTCCACGACAAAGCACAGGTGGTGTCCGCCCGCGTCGCAATGCCGTGGCGGGGTCTCGCGCCGCTCGGCGCTGCTCCATTCGAACAGCTCAATGTTCAGATTCGGGGGCAGGCGAAGCATGGCGAGCGTGAGTTTCGCATCGGCCGGGACGTCGAAGTTTGTGGGCATGAATTCTTCGTCAGGCCCACGTTCGGAGCGGTACAGTTCCTCGGCCCCGAGCACGTCGACGAAGAACCGGACGCCCTCCTCGAGGTTGGGAACGGTCAGGCCGATGTGGTCCGCATGCTGGAGCCCCGGCAAACGCCGCAGTGAGCCCGCTGTGGCATCGTACCTTTGCGCGGTCATTTGCGCGGTCCTGCGGTGGAGGCACGGACAAGAAGCTCAGGTTCGAGCACGATGTGGTCCACGGAACCGTCCGCGTTCTGCTTCTCGGCCAGTTCGATGGCGAGGTGTCCCATGTCGGAGATAGGCTGCCGGATGGTGGTCAGGGCCGGGTTGAACCGGGCCCCCAAAGCCAGACCGTCGAAACCGATGACCGACACGTCCTCCGGTACACGCACGCCGCTTCTACCGAGGGCCGAGATGACCGCAAAGGCCACCATGTCATTCGCGGCGATGATGGCCGTCGGCGGATTCTCCATCTCGAGGAAATGCTCTGCCCCACGCGTACCCGCATCCAGATCCGACCCGCTGTCCAGCACAACAGGTGCACTGCCGCTCTCGGCGGACAGCTCCAGATACGCGTCCATCCGGTCCTGGGCAGTGTGCGTACCGGCGATGCCGGAAACATAGCCAATGGAAGTGTGCCCCAGTGAGTGCAGGTGGTCCAGCGCAAGCTTAATTCCGCGGCGGCTGTCGACGGTGACAGTGGGAACCGTATCATCGCCTTCCACCCGGTCGATCACCACCACCTTGTGGCCGAAATCGAAGCGCTTCAACGCCTCGGTATCGACCTTCGTGGAGGGCGCGACGATACCAAAGGGGGCATACATGGCCTGCATGGCGACGAAGTATCCCTCAGTTTTAGCGGGGTCCCCATTGGTGACGCAGAGCAGCAGCTGGTAGCCGCGCTCATCCGCCGCCTGCGTCATCGTCTTGGCCAGTTCTGCAAAGAACGGGTTGGTGATGTCAGGGACGATCAGCGGGATGAAGGTGCTGGTCTTTCGGCGGAGTGCCTGGGCGAGTGGACTCATTGTGTAGCCAAGGCCCTCGGCAACCCGGAGGATGTGCTCGCGGGTTTCGCTCTTCACCGCTTCCGGCCGGGAGAATGCCCGGGAAACCGTTGAGCGGTGGACACCGGCCGCCTTCGCGACAACGTCAATACTTAGGTCAGCCATCTTCTTTTCCTCCGCGCTGGTCGTCATACGCCTGCCAGATCGGGCGCATCACATCTTCGAGCTGGGCCAATGTTGGCAGCCCCTTGAATCCATCTTCCAGTGTCTGGGCGACACGGCGCACGAACGGATCATAGAGAGGGTCACTGTCCACGTCGATCACGGCAGACTCCGTTGTCCCGTCCAACGCGGTGAACGTGGCAGAACCATCCGAGTTGACGGAGGCGAATCCTGCCCCGCCCGCCGACGTGTAGCTGCAGTACCGCTTCAACGGCGAACCCGGGAAGGCGTACCCCACCTCCACAATGGCTTCACACCCGCTCGGGGTGGTGATGATGAGACTGGCATGGTCCTCAACAGCCCCGCCATGCAGCGCCGCCGACAGCCGCGACTCGACACTCGCCGCTGACTCGTCACAGGCCTGCAGGAACAGGTCCACGAAATGCGGTCCCAGGTTTGCCAGGCACCCTCCCCCGGCGGTGGAAGGGTCCAGCATCCAAGGGTTGCCGTTAGCCAGGTAACGCGAAGGCGGACCGGCAATAAAGGAGATCCTCTGGTACGTAGGCCGGCCAGCCTTGGCCAGCCAACGGTCCGTCGGACCACCCCGCTGGACCAGCGGGACGGTGACCGGGACGCCGGCTGCCTCAGCCGCCTTGCGCACCTGCGAAAGTTCCGTCAAGGACGTTCCCAGCGGCTTCTCCACCACAATCGGAATGCCACGCTCGATCAGGTCAAGACACTTTTCGGCCATTCCATCGTGCGGGCCGAAAACATACGCGAGCCCCACCTCGGGCAGATCGAGCAGGCTCCGCCAGTCCGCCTCAACGGGAGCGGCCCAAGTCTTTGCCAGTCCCTGAACGAGTGACACGTCCTCGTCACTGATGCCGACGACCTGGTGTTCTTCGCCGATTGCCCGGGCATACAACGGAACGTGCCAGTGTGAAGCACCAAGAATGATCGTGCGTGTTTTGCTCACACTCACAGCTCCTTTGCTAAGTATGGGTCTTGCTGTCCACTCAACATGAGATCGGTTGCTGAGATCGGTTGCAATAACAGTATGGATGGTGGGAAAGTTTGTCAACGACACTTCAACAGTGGCCCAGGCAACAAGGATCGTCCGAAGCCTCGGCCCCAAGAAAGGCCACCATGTACAAGAAACTCCGCACCCTGCAGACCATCGACGAATCAGGCGCCGTCCTCATCGTCCGCCTCGAGAACGCCGACGTCGCAGAACGTGTTGCCGAAGCTGCCATCGCCGGAGGCTTCCGCGCCCTTGAAATCACACTTTCGATCCCAGGCGCCGTCGAGGTAATCCGCCGCCTCGCCGCCAAACATGCTGCCAATGGAGTCGCGATCGGCGCCGGAACGGTGCTGGACGAGCACGCAGCCTATGAGTGCATCCGGGCTGGGGCTGAATTCCTGGTCAGTCCCCAGCTCAACCCGGCGATGATCCGGACAGCAAACCGGTACCAGGTGCCCACCGTTAGCGGAGCCTACACGCCGACCGAGCTTGTTAACTCCGCCGAGGCAGGCGCTGACATCCTCAAGCTCTTCCCCACCGAAGCCGGCGGTATCCCCTACGCAAAATCCGTTCTCGCTCCACTCGCCCACCTGCCGATCATGCCGGCCGGCGGCGTCACCCTGGAGAACGTAGGCGAATGGTTCGCCGCGGGCGTGGCTGGCGTCGGCGTCGGCAGTTACGTCACCAAAGCATGGCAGCCCGACGGCGACTTCAACCGCGTCACCAAAGCCGCCAAGGAGTTCCTGTCAGCAGTGGCAGAGGCCCGCCGATGACGACCCCTAGCGTCTTTGTCGTGATCGGACCGGCCGGCTCGGGGAAAACAACGGTCGCACAGAAAACAGCAAGAGAAAACAACGCGGCCTACCTGGACAAGGACCGGGTATGCGGACGCTTTGTCGAGTTCGCACTGAAGGCAACCGGACACGACCCCACCGACCGGGAGTCCAACGAGTACTACCGCGAAAACCTGCTTCCCCTCGAGTACGAGACCCTCATGGACGTGGCCGGGGCTAACCTGCGCCTGGGCCGGTCCGTTGTGCTCGACGCCCCCTTCGGAGCCTACTTCGAAGACCCGGATTTTCTGACCAACGCTGCGAAGAAGTTTGATTGGCCACCTTCCCAAACCACGGTGGTACGGGTGAGGGTCCCGCAGGACCTTCTACGCGAACGGCTCACCCTCCGCGGCCTGGAACGG
Protein-coding regions in this window:
- a CDS encoding Gfo/Idh/MocA family oxidoreductase: MTGQRLRVGVIGAGNIATIAQLPTLVQRDDVELAALVSRREDPGNLVRRWGFGAAYRSVEDMLDAQDLDAVCVLTPRSEHAHAVQLCLNNDVDVFCEKPLAPATEEAERLADLADERGRILMVDFNRRYAPVYAAGRELFGAKGATFCVAQKNRPGSEYRATFENAIHMVDLLRWYCGGEPVDVAAHAAGDDPWEEDGVAAMIRFSTGNTGVLMAARTAGAWNEKLDAYGDGKTVEVRAPETVSTTVKGVTTSRELSSEAYGWATATDTLGFSAAVHHFLDRVADREQPLTSGREAVHTQRLLDQVLAASGLPIQEQEGRQWASHAVSGNS
- a CDS encoding sugar phosphate isomerase/epimerase family protein, yielding MRFAGHTLGTPHHTVPQALKLFRDAGLDAAEVIYQNGYTSGLPLGDRRAAMEALTAADGEGLPILGLTPYTTAINSLDESQWRGGVDEFRGAIETAHLLGADRVRVYAGAWHPGDTDRDRRWAKLREALQTLAPEAEQAGVRLCVENHFGTMTQTAAETAALVREVAHPAVRVLYDQANLTFTHDETFEEAFAVQGDLIGHVHVKDLVFTDPNAAFRATETARVDASERAVRSRVIGTGVLPWPQILAALLRHGYNDLLSIEYEYRWHPQDLPTPEDGFRESVTALRGMLTDLAEMENAR
- a CDS encoding VOC family protein, giving the protein MTAQRYDATAGSLRRLPGLQHADHIGLTVPNLEEGVRFFVDVLGAEELYRSERGPDEEFMPTNFDVPADAKLTLAMLRLPPNLNIELFEWSSAERRETPPRHCDAGGHHLCFVVDDVDEAIAVLHETPGVRVLGERKEVAGDSPRVAGNRWTYFITPWGLLMEIVDRSRVASPPRLVGPADWTATQHTSRKDNQQ
- a CDS encoding LacI family DNA-binding transcriptional regulator, yielding MADLSIDVVAKAAGVHRSTVSRAFSRPEAVKSETREHILRVAEGLGYTMSPLAQALRRKTSTFIPLIVPDITNPFFAELAKTMTQAADERGYQLLLCVTNGDPAKTEGYFVAMQAMYAPFGIVAPSTKVDTEALKRFDFGHKVVVIDRVEGDDTVPTVTVDSRRGIKLALDHLHSLGHTSIGYVSGIAGTHTAQDRMDAYLELSAESGSAPVVLDSGSDLDAGTRGAEHFLEMENPPTAIIAANDMVAFAVISALGRSGVRVPEDVSVIGFDGLALGARFNPALTTIRQPISDMGHLAIELAEKQNADGSVDHIVLEPELLVRASTAGPRK
- a CDS encoding Gfo/Idh/MocA family oxidoreductase, coding for MSKTRTIILGASHWHVPLYARAIGEEHQVVGISDEDVSLVQGLAKTWAAPVEADWRSLLDLPEVGLAYVFGPHDGMAEKCLDLIERGIPIVVEKPLGTSLTELSQVRKAAEAAGVPVTVPLVQRGGPTDRWLAKAGRPTYQRISFIAGPPSRYLANGNPWMLDPSTAGGGCLANLGPHFVDLFLQACDESAASVESRLSAALHGGAVEDHASLIITTPSGCEAIVEVGYAFPGSPLKRYCSYTSAGGAGFASVNSDGSATFTALDGTTESAVIDVDSDPLYDPFVRRVAQTLEDGFKGLPTLAQLEDVMRPIWQAYDDQRGGKEDG
- the eda gene encoding bifunctional 4-hydroxy-2-oxoglutarate aldolase/2-dehydro-3-deoxy-phosphogluconate aldolase, with translation MYKKLRTLQTIDESGAVLIVRLENADVAERVAEAAIAGGFRALEITLSIPGAVEVIRRLAAKHAANGVAIGAGTVLDEHAAYECIRAGAEFLVSPQLNPAMIRTANRYQVPTVSGAYTPTELVNSAEAGADILKLFPTEAGGIPYAKSVLAPLAHLPIMPAGGVTLENVGEWFAAGVAGVGVGSYVTKAWQPDGDFNRVTKAAKEFLSAVAEARR
- a CDS encoding AAA family ATPase, with the protein product MTTPSVFVVIGPAGSGKTTVAQKTARENNAAYLDKDRVCGRFVEFALKATGHDPTDRESNEYYRENLLPLEYETLMDVAGANLRLGRSVVLDAPFGAYFEDPDFLTNAAKKFDWPPSQTTVVRVRVPQDLLRERLTLRGLERDQWKLSHWNEYWSVYGDLECAWSGVQYLDFNNETPLPAEG